From the Vanacampus margaritifer isolate UIUO_Vmar chromosome 14, RoL_Vmar_1.0, whole genome shotgun sequence genome, the window TTATTTCTGGCTTGTTGAAATCAGAGATTGTGCCTCAGACACATAAGAGGGCCACCAAATATGTATTTCCTCCCCGGCCTCCAATCTTGAAAGGCGAGCTGATCCTCGTAACGATGTCTCCGGAGCCTTTTTCATCAGCTCTGATTTCCTCCAGGCATCTTTCTGCCAATCTCACAACTCTCTGGTGAATATCCCATGGGCTGACTGCTGGAGATGGCTTCTTGTGCAGTAATAGCCCATTACATATAATTTCTCTCACACAGACAcaacgcgcgcgcacacacacacacacactgtcacaGTATGATTGACACCGCATAATCATTGGAAAATGGCTTATTTTCAAGTGTGGTGAGAAAACAGGTGTGACGCCCACAGACGTTTACAGCAAATAGTGGCAGCACACATGAGCCCAAACGAACATGCACATGCCATAGTGCTGCAGAATTTCTGAgaagaaattgaaataaattaaaccCTTCATCATTGTCACAAAGAAAATTACACATTGCTTGATGGTGCCCATCTGGTTCTCTACTTGTCTTGTATTCAGTTGGCAAGTATTTTAGACTAACACTGCTAGGTTCTTATTTCGTAGACAATACAAAAAACTAAGACAATGTGGATTGGCCTCTGCCAAAGATACCAAAGAATTTTGTAGGCACTGCCGAGGCGGATAGGGGTCGGTCCAGTGTGGTGGCCACAGTCGATCTCTGCTTTTGGCAGATGATGTGgttctgttggcttcatcaatcTGTGATCTTTAACAATGACTGGAGCAGTTCGCAACCGAGTCCGAAGCGGTTGGGATGGAAATTAGCATCTCCAAACCtcagaccatggtcctcagtcgggaAAAGGGTGCAATTGCAGTCTCCAGGTCAGGTATGAGAACTGGCTCCAAGGGAAGTTTAAAGTATCTTGGGGTGTTTTTCAGAGTGACGGAAGAATAAAACAGGATATCGACAGAGTCAAAAGGTCGATACGGTCCTACCCTCAGCTACGGTCATGACTGAAAAAACAAGATCcagtttcctccacagggtgtCCCCGGGGTGTCCCTTGGAGATACGGCGAGACGTTTGGTCATCCAAGATGCTGCTCCTCTGCATTGAGAGAACCAGATGAGaaggcttgggcatctggttaggatgtcttctggatgcctccctggtgAAGTGTTCCATCTTGggaacgacccaggacacgctggagagaatGGGTTCCCCAGCTGGCGTGGGAACGCCTTGACATCTCCACCGGAAGGGCTTAATGAAGTGGCTCGGGAGAGGGAAAGGTTGGGCTTTTCTGCTATTGCTGCTGCTCGCACAACCAGCCTCTGGACAAGCggaagaaaatagatggatggcaATTTTAATCCTGAGGTTAAAATGCTTACACTGTTCAGGGTCACTGTAATATTTCCTTGCTTGACGTAGCGCTATGTTCTGGACTGATCGCCGATCAATCAAAGGGCGATTGTGAATGTGGAACTGAGTGGgaacagctgtaaaaaaaaacgcatgCAAGAGGTTGGATGGTTTgatgttggatggatgggtggatgatggCGGATAAAGTTCCTGCTCATCTGTATTTTTCCAATggagaaatttgaaaaaggacTAATCAAATGTATTCCCAACCCGCATTCTGGAACAGATTGTGTTTTACTTCCAATGTATTTCATCCTTTTTTGTCCACTTTGTCCTGCCACCCGACtccccacacacaaacactcccTCCCTGCCTCCCTTATTTACTTTGGATGTAATTGAAATCTCATCGGCTCTCAGTTTAGTTACAGTAGATGAATAATTCATACATTGGTGACGTCTAGGTTTAGCTTCAATTACATACTCGGTGACTATTTCCTGTGGGAACGAAATGGAAAAAGCAGAGGCAACtctttaaaatgttgtttacatttgaataAATCAATCTTGTCCCATTATAAATATCTTTCCTCGTGCCCTTGGGCCACTGCAGTAGCATGCTTTTACACGGCTCTTTAAAGATTCACGGGTGATAACTGCTGCCTGTGCCACGCAATGTTGCTtcgaaaacaaatatttacaatgCAAGCAGAGGGAAGCATCTATTGCGAAACTCAAGATTACCGTTCGAGGAATATTACCTAGCCTAAATGAACACCACAAAAGCCGTTAGtgggaagaggaaaaaaaaaagtaggtgcACAAGAAATTTAGTGTAGCAGAAGTCATTGCTTCTGGATTTCATTTCCTTCTCACTCCCGTCTTCATCATTCTGCTTTTGTTTATTCTCACGGTGCCTGTTATGCGATACACACACGGCTGTCATTAACACTCATATTTATGGCACTAGATTACTTGGCTTTATTAAACTTGCCTCCATAGTCTCTGCTCATGTGCATTTTGTATACAAATTCGAGCATGGTAGAGAATTTGAGTAGAAGTATTTGGCTACATATTATGCATTCATTTTCTATTGCGCTTATCCTCATTTAGGTTCACGGATGCAGTTAACTAGCTTGCTATGCGTATGagccaaaaaagaaataaatatactgtatatataaataaatatatatatataaatatatttaatatatatatatatatatatatatatatatatatatatatatatatatatatatatataaatatatatatatatatataaataaataaatatatatataaataaataaatatatatatataaatatatatatatatatatatatatatatatatatatatataaataaataaatatatatataaataaataaatatatatataaataaataaatatatatatatatatatatatatatatatatatatatatatatatatatatatatatataaataaataaatatatatatatatataaatatataaatataaataaatatatataaatatatgtgtgtgtgtacacattttgttatt encodes:
- the LOC144034108 gene encoding uncharacterized protein LOC144034108 — protein: MAFTTRLVVRAAAIAEKPNLSLSRATSLSPSGGDVKAFPRQLGNPFSPACPGSFPRWNTSPGRHPEDILTRCPSLLIWFSQCRGAASWMTKRLAVSPRDTPGTPCGGNWILFFQS